One Phaseolus vulgaris cultivar G19833 chromosome 2, P. vulgaris v2.0, whole genome shotgun sequence DNA window includes the following coding sequences:
- the LOC137810942 gene encoding vacuolar protein sorting-associated protein 35A-like — MMLDGTEDEEKFLAAGIAGLQQNSFYMHRALDSNNLRDALKYSAQMLSELRTSKLSPHKYYELYMRAFDQLRKLEMFFEEEARRGCSIIDLYELVQHAGNILPRLYLLCTVGSVYIKSKEAPAKDVLKDLVEMCRGIQHPVRGLFLRSYLSQVSRDKLPDIGSEYEGDADTVADAVEFVLQNFTEMNKLWVRMQHQGPAREKEKREKERSELRDLVGKNLHVLSQIEGVDLDMYKDVVLPRVLEQVVNCKDELAQFYLMDCIIQVFPDEYHLQTLDVLLGAYPQLQPSVDIKTVLSQLMERLSNYAASSAEVLPEFLQVEAFSKLSNAIGKVIEAQPDMPTVGVVTLYSSLLTFTLHVHPDRLDYADQVLGACVKKLSGRGKIDDNKATKQIVALLSAPLEKYNDIMTALKLSNYPRVMEYLDLPTTKVMATVIIQSIMKNGTHISTSEKVDALFELIKGLIKDSDGVSKDELDEDDFKEEQNSVARLIQMLYNEDPEEMFKIIDTVRKHILTGGPTRLPFTVPPLVFSSLKLVRQLQGQEENPFGDDASTTPKKIFQLLNQTIETLSGVLAQELALQLYLQCAEAANDCDLEPVAYEFFTQAYILYEEEISDSRAQVTAIHLIIGTLQRMHVFGVENRDTLTHKATGYSAKLLKKPDQCRAVYACSHLFWVDDHDNMKDGERVLLCLKRALRIANAAQQMANAARGNTGSVMLFIEILNKYLYFFEKGNLQVTVAAIQGLIELIMNEMQSDATTSDPAADAFLASTMRYIEFQKQKGGTVGEKYEALKVSHAG, encoded by the exons ATGATGTTAGACGGAACCGAAGATGAAGAGAAGTTTCTCGCTGCCGGAATCGCCGGTCTTCAGCAGAACTCCTTCTACATGCACCGTGCATTG GATTCCAACAATCTCCGGGATGCTTTGAAGTATTCGGCTCAGATGCTCTCCGAGCTCAGGACTTCCAAGCTTTCTCCTCACAAGTACTACGAACTAT ATATGCGCGCCTTTGATCAGTTACGGAAGCTTGAGATGTTCTTCGAGGAAGAGGCTCGTCGCGGTTGCTCCATTATTGATCTTTATGAACTCGTCCAGCATGCCGGAAATATTTTGCCTCGATT GTATCTCCTCTGTACAGTAGGATCAGTATACATCAAGTCCAAGGAAGCTCCTGCAAAGGATGTTCTTAAGGATCTTGTGGAGATGTGTCGTGGCATTCAGCACCCTGTTCGCGGACTATTTCTAAGAAGTTACCTTTCTCAAGTTAGTAGGGATAAATTGCCAGATATTGGTTCAGAGTACGAAGG GGATGCGGATACTGTAGCAGATGCTGTAGAATTTGTACTGCAAAATTTCACTGAAATGAACAAACTTTGGGTGCGGATGCAACATCAG GGGCCTGCCCGGGAGAAGGAGAAACGAGAAAAGGAAAGGAGCGAGTTGCGTGATCTT GTTGGGAAGAATCTTCATGTTCTCAGTCAGATAGAGGGTGTTGACCTAGATATGTACAAAGATGTTGTGCTTCCTAGAGTACTGGAGCAG GTTGTGAATTGTAAAGATGAGTTGGCTCAGTTCTACTTGATGGATTGCATAATTCAAGTATTCCCTGATGAATATCACTTGCAAACTCTTGATGTGTTGTTGGGTGCTTATCCTCAACTTCAG CCGTCCGTTGACATCAAGACAGTGCTGTCTCAGTTAATGGAAAGGCTTTCGAATTATGCTGCTTCAAGTGCAGAGGTGTTGCCAGAGTTTTTGCAAGTGGAAGCATTTTCTAAATTAAGCAATGCCATTGGCAAG GTGATAGAGGCACAACCTGACATGCCCACTGTTGGAGTTGTAACTTTGTATTCTTCACTTCTCACCTTCACGCTTCATGTCCACCCTGATCGACTTGATTATGCAGATCAAGTCTTG GGAGCATGTGTGAAAAAACTATCTGGCAGAGGGAAAATTGATGACAACAAGGCAACTAAGCAGATTGTTGCTCTATTAAGTGCTCCACTAGAGAAATATAATGATATTATGACTGCATTGAAGCTTTCAAATTATCCTCGTGTGATGGAATACCTTGATCTTCCAACTACTAAGGTCATGGCAACTGTTATTATTCAAAGCATTATGAAAAATGGAACACACATTTCTACATCAGAGAAG GTTGACGCTTTGTTTGAACTGATAAAGGGGCTCATCAAGGATTCTGATGGGGTTTCTAAAGATGAG CTCGATGAAGACGATTTCAAAGAGGAGCAGAATTCTGTTGCCCGTCTGATCCAGATGCTTTATAATGAGGATCCAGAAGAAATGTTTAAG ATCATTGATACTGTGAGGAAGCACATACTGACTGGAGGACCAACGCGTCTGCCTTTCACTGTCCCACctcttgttttttcttctttaaag TTGGTCAGACAGTTGCAAGGTCAAGAAGAAAATCCTTTTGGAGATGATGCCTCTACAACACCAAAGAAAATTTTTCAGCTTTTAAATCAG ACCATAGAGACCTTATCAGGTGTCCTGGCACAAGAATTAGCATTGCAGCTGTACTTGCAATGTGCTGAG GCTGCAAATGACTGTGATTTGGAACCTGTTGCTTATGAATTTTTCACCCAAGCTTATATTCTATATGAAGAAGAAATTTCT GACTCCAGGGCACAGGTCACAGCTATCCATTTAATAATAGGGACTCTTCAAAGGATGCATGTCTTTGGTGTTGAAAACAGAGATACTTTAACTCATAAGGCCACAGGG TATTCTGCAAAGCTGTTGAAGAAGCCGGATCAATGCAGAGCTGTATATGCATGCTCACATCTGTTTTGGGTTGATGATCATGATAACATGAAAGATGGAGAGAG GGTCCTATTATGTCTCAAACGGGCGTTACGAATTGCAAATGCTGCCCAACAAATGGCAAATGCAGCGCGAGGTAACACGGGATCAGTAATGCTCTTCATTGAGATATTAAACAA GTATCTTTACTTCTTTGAGAAGGGAAACCTACAAGTCACCGTTGCTGCTATCCAGGGCTTAATTGAGTTAATTATGAATGAAATGCAGAGTGATGCCACGACATCAGATCCAGCTGCCGATGCATTCTTAGCCAGTACTATGCGATATATAGAGTTCCAGAAACAAAAAGGTGGTACCGTAGGCGAGAAATATGAAGCCCTCAAGGTTTCACACGCAGGATGA
- the LOC137810946 gene encoding rac-like GTP-binding protein RHO1, translated as MSASRFIKCVTVGDGAVGKTCLLISYTSNTFPTDYVPTVFDNFSANVVVNGSIVNLGLWDTAGQEDYNRLRPLSYRGADVFILAFSLISKASYENVSKKWIPELKHYAPGVPIILVGTKLDLRDDKQFCLDHPGAVPITAAQGEELRKLINAPAYIECSSKTQENVKAVFDAAIRVVLQPPKQKKKKGKGQKACSIL; from the exons ATGAGCGCTTCTAGGTTCATCAAGTGCGTCACTGTTGGGGATGGTGCTGTGGGCAAAACGTGCTTGCTTATTTCCTACACCAGCAACACTTTCCCCACC GATTACGTGCCGACTGTTTTTGACAATTTCAGTGCAAATGTGGTTGTCAATGGTAGCATTGTGAATCTGGGTTTGTGGGATACTGCCG GACAAGAGGACTACAACAGATTAAGACCTTTGAGTTACCGTGGTGCCGATGTTTTCATTCTGGCTTTCTCTCTCATAAGCAAGGCCAGTTATGAAAATGTCTCTAAAAAG TGGATTCCAGAGTTGAAGCATTATGCACCTGGTGTCCCCATAATTCTGGTTGGCACAAAGCTTG ATCTTCGGGATGATAAGCAATTCTGCCTCGACCATCCTGGTGCCGTGCCTATTACCGCAGCTCAG GGTGAAGAGCTTAGGAAGCTGATTAATGCACCAGCTTACATTGAATGCAGTTCGAAAACACAGGAG AACGTGAAGGCAGTGTTTGATGCAGCCATAAGAGTTGTCCTTCAACCACCTAagcagaagaaaaagaagggtAAAGGACAAAAGGCTTGTTCAATATTGTGA
- the LOC137810945 gene encoding 3-dehydroquinate synthase, chloroplastic, giving the protein MASAATNFSLSLCTKHQTPILKPSFFFYPTITNNNNHFFKSNKCPSLSASTARNSRICATSSRLMDPSAAKSEPNLPTTTVQVDLGDRSYPIYIGSGLLDQPDYLQRHVHGKRVLVVTNKTVAPLYLDKVVDALTRGNPNVSVESVILPDGEQYKDMDTLMKVFDKAIESRLDRRCTFVALGGGVIGDMCGFAASAFLRGVNFIQIPTTVMAQVDSSVGGKTGINHHLGKNLIGAFYQPQCVLIDTDTLNTLPDRELASGIAEVIKYGLIRDAEFFVWQEKNMQALLARDPSALAYAIKRSCENKAEVVSLDEKESGLRATLNLGHTFGHAIENGVGYGKWLHGEAVAAGTVMAVDMSYRLGWIDESLVKRVGDILKHAKLPTAPPEIMTVDMFKSVMAVDKKVADGLLRLILLKGPLGNCVFTGDYDKKAMDETLRAFCKS; this is encoded by the exons ATGGCTTCCGCAGCCACcaatttctctctttctctctgcaCCAAACATCAAACACCAATCCTCAAACCCTCCTTCTTCTTCTATCCCACCATcaccaacaacaacaaccaTTTCTTCAAATCTAACAAGTGTCCTTCACTCTCTGCTTCCACAGCTCGCAACTCAAGGATATGCGCCACCTCTTCTCGACTCATGGATCCCTCCGCTGCGAAATCCGAACCCAACCTTCCCACCACCACCGTTCAAGTCGATTTGGGTGATCGGAGCTATCCCATTTACATCGGATCCGGTTTACTAGACCAACCCGACTATCTTCAGAG GCATGTGCATGGAAAGAGGGTCCTAGTTGTAACTAACAAAACGGTCGCACCACTTTATCTAGACAAGGTTGTTGATGCTTTGACAAGGGGAAACCCAAATGTTTCTGTGGAGAGTGTAATTTTACCTGATGGTGAACAGTACAAGGACATG GATACCCTTAtgaaagtctttgacaaggccATTGAGTCACGACTCGACCGGCGGTGTACCTTTGTTGCCCTTGGTGGTGGTGTTATTGGCGATATGTGTGGCTTTGCTGCCTCTGCTTTTCTACGTGGTGTTAATTTTATTCAGATTCCTACCACAGTGATGGCACAG GTTGATTCTTCAGTTGGTGGCAAAACTGGGATAAATCATCACCTTGGAAAGAATCTGATCGGTGCCTTTTACCAACCTCAGTGTGTGCTTATAGACACGGACACATTGAATACATTACCAGATAGGGAACTGGCATCAGGGATTGCTGAGGTCATAAAGTATGGCCTCATTAGGGATGCAGAGTTTTTTGTGTGGCAAGAGAAAAATATGCAGGCATTACTGGCTAG AGATCCTAGTGCATTGGCATATGCTATAAAGCGATCTTGTGAAAACAAGGCTGAGGTTGTGTCCTTAGATGAGAAGGAAAGTGGACTGAGGGCAACATTGAACTTGGGTCATACATTTGGTCAT GCTATAGAAAATGGGGTTGGCTATGGGAAGTGGCTTCATGGAGAGGCTGTTGCAGCTGGCACG GTAATGGCTGTTGACATGTCATATCGCCTAGGTTGGATTGATGAATCTCTTGTGAAGCGAGTTGGAGACATTTTAAAACACGCTAAGTTACCCACAGCCCCTCCTGAGATAATGACTGTGGACATGTTTAAATCTGTCATGGCG GTTGATAAGAAGGTAGCAGATGGATTGCTCAGGCTTATTCTTCTAAAGGGTCCTCTGGGAAATTGTGTATTCACGGGGGATTATGACAAAAAGGCCATGGATGAAACGCTTCGTGCATTCTGTAAATCCTGA